One genomic segment of Pseudomonas sp. p1(2021b) includes these proteins:
- the mlaE gene encoding lipid asymmetry maintenance ABC transporter permease subunit MlaE: MRRKSVLERIRLFGRAAIDVLAVLGRSCLFLVHALGGRGGIGGSFQLLVKQLYAVGVLSLAIIVVSGIFIGMVLSLQGYSILTKYGSEQAVGQMIALTLLRELGPVVTALLFAGRAGSALTAEIGNMKSTEQLSSLEMIGVDPLKYIVAPRLWAGFISLPLLALIFSVVGIWGGSWVAVDWLGVYEGSFWANMQNSVSFTDDVLNGLVKSLVFAFVVTWIAVFQGYDCEPTSEGISRATTKTVVYASLAVLGLDFILTALMFGDF; encoded by the coding sequence ATGCGCAGAAAATCCGTACTCGAACGTATCCGCCTGTTCGGCCGCGCGGCCATCGATGTCCTGGCCGTGCTCGGCCGCTCCTGCCTGTTCCTGGTCCATGCCCTGGGCGGGCGTGGCGGCATCGGCGGCAGTTTCCAGTTGTTGGTCAAGCAGCTCTATGCGGTGGGCGTGCTGTCGCTGGCGATCATCGTCGTCTCCGGCATCTTCATCGGCATGGTGCTGTCGCTGCAGGGCTACAGCATCCTCACCAAGTACGGCTCCGAGCAGGCCGTGGGGCAGATGATCGCCCTGACCCTGCTGCGCGAGCTGGGGCCGGTGGTCACCGCCTTGCTGTTCGCAGGCCGCGCGGGTTCGGCGTTGACCGCCGAGATCGGCAACATGAAGTCTACCGAGCAGCTCTCGAGCCTGGAGATGATCGGCGTCGACCCGCTCAAGTACATCGTCGCCCCGCGCCTGTGGGCCGGGTTCATCTCGCTGCCGCTGCTGGCGCTGATCTTCAGCGTGGTCGGCATCTGGGGCGGATCGTGGGTGGCGGTGGACTGGCTGGGGGTCTACGAAGGCTCGTTCTGGGCCAACATGCAGAACAGTGTTTCCTTTACCGACGACGTGCTCAACGGGCTGGTCAAGAGCCTGGTGTTCGCCTTCGTCGTGACCTGGATCGCCGTATTCCAGGGGTATGACTGCGAGCCCACCTCAGAAGGGATCAGCCGTGCCACCACCAAGACCGTGGTCTACGCCTCGTTGGCAGTCCTGGGTCTGGACTTTATTCTGACCGCCTTGATGTTTGGAGATTTCTGA
- the hisD gene encoding histidinol dehydrogenase, with protein sequence MTVSTAIARLNAADPDFARHLDHLLSWESVSDDAVNQRVLDIIKAVRERGDAALVEFTQRFDGVEAKGIEDLILGRERLELALTRITEAQRQALETAAHRVRSYHERQKQDSWQYTEADGTVLGQKVTPLDRAGLYVPGGKASYPSSVLMNAIPAKVAGVSEVVMVVPTPRGEINELVLAAACIAGVDRVFTLGGAQAVAALAYGTESVPQVDKIVGPGNIYVATAKRHVFGQVGIDMIAGPSEILVVCDGQTDPDWIAMDLFSQAEHDEDAQAILVSPDAAFLDRVAASIGKLLPTMERADIIEKSINGRGALIQVRDMQQAMDVANRIAPEHLELSVADPQAWLPHIRHAGAIFMGRHTSEALGDYCAGPNHVLPTSGTARFSSPLGVYDFQKRSSIIFCSEQAASELGRTASVLARGESLTAHARSAEYRILTENKGN encoded by the coding sequence ATGACCGTGTCCACTGCAATTGCCCGTCTCAACGCTGCTGATCCGGATTTCGCCCGACATCTGGATCATCTGCTGAGCTGGGAAAGCGTGTCCGATGACGCGGTCAACCAACGCGTGCTCGACATCATCAAGGCCGTGCGCGAGCGCGGCGACGCCGCTCTGGTGGAGTTCACCCAGCGCTTCGACGGCGTCGAGGCCAAGGGCATCGAAGACCTCATCCTCGGCCGCGAGCGCCTGGAACTGGCGCTGACCCGCATCACCGAGGCCCAGCGCCAAGCCCTGGAGACCGCCGCCCACCGTGTGCGCAGTTACCATGAGCGGCAGAAGCAGGACTCTTGGCAGTACACCGAGGCCGACGGCACCGTGCTCGGCCAGAAGGTCACGCCGCTGGACCGTGCTGGGCTGTATGTTCCGGGCGGCAAGGCCTCGTACCCTTCGTCGGTACTGATGAACGCCATCCCGGCGAAGGTCGCCGGCGTGTCCGAGGTGGTGATGGTGGTGCCGACCCCGCGTGGCGAAATCAACGAACTGGTACTGGCCGCGGCCTGCATCGCCGGGGTTGACCGCGTCTTCACCCTCGGTGGCGCCCAGGCGGTCGCGGCCTTGGCCTATGGCACCGAGAGCGTGCCCCAGGTGGACAAGATCGTCGGCCCGGGCAACATCTATGTGGCCACCGCCAAGCGCCACGTCTTCGGCCAGGTCGGCATCGACATGATCGCTGGGCCTTCGGAAATTCTGGTGGTGTGCGACGGCCAGACCGACCCGGACTGGATCGCCATGGACCTGTTCTCCCAGGCCGAGCACGACGAAGACGCCCAGGCGATCCTGGTCAGCCCGGACGCGGCGTTCCTGGACCGCGTCGCCGCCAGCATCGGCAAGCTGCTGCCGACCATGGAGCGTGCCGATATCATCGAAAAGTCGATCAACGGCCGTGGTGCGTTGATCCAGGTACGCGACATGCAGCAGGCGATGGACGTCGCCAACCGCATCGCCCCGGAGCACCTGGAGCTGTCGGTGGCCGATCCGCAGGCCTGGCTGCCGCACATCCGCCATGCTGGCGCGATCTTCATGGGCCGCCACACCAGCGAAGCCCTGGGCGACTACTGCGCCGGCCCCAACCACGTGCTGCCCACTTCCGGCACTGCACGGTTCTCTTCGCCACTGGGGGTGTATGACTTCCAGAAGCGTTCGTCGATCATCTTCTGCTCCGAACAGGCCGCTTCCGAGCTGGGCCGCACCGCGTCGGTCCTGGCCCGTGGCGAATCGCTGACCGCCCACGCGCGCAGCGCCGAATACCGCATCCTCACCGAAAACAAGGGGAACTGA
- the murA gene encoding UDP-N-acetylglucosamine 1-carboxyvinyltransferase, with protein MDKLIITGGARLDGEIRISGAKNAALPILSATLLADGPVTVGNLPHLHDITTMIELFGRMGIEPVIDEKLSVEIDPRTIKTLVAPYELVKTMRASILVLGPMVARFGKAEVALPGGCAIGSRPVDLHIRGLEAMGAKIEVEGGYIKAEAPEGGLRGAHFFFDTVSVTGTENIMMAAALAKGRSVLQNAAREPEVVDLANFINAMGGKIQGAGTDTIVIDGVERLHSATYRVMPDRIETGTYLVAAAVTGGRVKVKDTDPTILEAVLEKLKEAGAEVTAGEDWIELDMHGKRPKAVNLRTAPYPAFPTDMQAQFISLNAIAEGTGAVIETIFENRFMHVYEMHRMGAQIQVEGNTAIVTGVKALKGAPVMATDLRASASLVLSALVADGDTLIDRIYHIDRGYECIEEKLQMLGAKIRRVPG; from the coding sequence ATGGACAAACTGATTATCACTGGCGGCGCGCGTCTCGATGGCGAGATCCGCATTTCCGGGGCGAAGAACGCCGCCCTGCCGATTCTCTCGGCGACCCTGCTGGCTGACGGCCCGGTCACCGTGGGCAACCTGCCGCACCTGCACGACATCACCACCATGATCGAGCTGTTCGGTCGCATGGGCATCGAGCCTGTGATCGACGAGAAGCTCTCGGTGGAAATCGATCCGCGCACCATCAAGACCCTGGTCGCACCCTACGAGCTGGTCAAGACCATGCGCGCCTCGATCCTGGTGCTCGGCCCGATGGTCGCCCGTTTCGGCAAGGCCGAAGTCGCCCTGCCCGGCGGTTGCGCGATCGGTTCGCGCCCGGTCGACCTGCACATTCGCGGCCTGGAGGCCATGGGTGCGAAGATCGAAGTCGAAGGCGGCTATATCAAGGCCGAGGCTCCTGAGGGCGGCCTGCGTGGCGCGCACTTCTTCTTCGACACCGTCAGCGTGACCGGTACAGAGAACATCATGATGGCCGCTGCCCTGGCCAAGGGCCGCAGCGTCCTGCAGAACGCTGCGCGCGAGCCGGAAGTGGTCGACTTGGCCAACTTCATCAACGCCATGGGCGGCAAGATCCAGGGCGCCGGTACCGACACCATCGTCATCGATGGCGTCGAGCGCCTGCACTCGGCCACCTATCGCGTGATGCCCGACCGTATCGAGACCGGTACCTACCTGGTCGCTGCTGCCGTGACCGGTGGCCGTGTGAAGGTCAAGGACACCGATCCGACCATCCTCGAGGCGGTGTTGGAGAAGCTCAAGGAAGCCGGTGCCGAAGTCACTGCCGGCGAAGACTGGATCGAGCTGGACATGCATGGCAAGCGGCCCAAGGCCGTCAACCTGCGTACCGCTCCGTACCCGGCCTTCCCGACCGACATGCAGGCGCAGTTCATCTCGCTCAACGCCATCGCCGAAGGCACGGGCGCGGTGATCGAGACGATCTTCGAGAACCGCTTCATGCACGTCTACGAAATGCACCGCATGGGCGCACAGATCCAGGTCGAGGGCAACACTGCCATCGTCACCGGGGTCAAGGCACTCAAGGGCGCACCGGTCATGGCCACCGACCTGCGGGCTTCGGCCAGCCTGGTCCTGTCGGCCCTGGTCGCTGATGGCGATACCCTGATCGATCGCATCTACCACATCGACCGTGGTTACGAGTGCATCGAGGAAAAACTGCAGATGCTGGGCGCGAAAATTCGCCGCGTACCGGGCTAG
- a CDS encoding lipid asymmetry maintenance protein MlaB, with protein sequence MSDTGVTMTEPGVLRLAGVLDYRSGPALRKEGKALIAACRESKVVLDCSSVARSTSVGLSLLLGFIRDAQAAGKGWELRGMPDDMRDIAEVYDLDEVLAG encoded by the coding sequence ATGAGCGACACCGGCGTGACCATGACCGAGCCGGGCGTCCTGCGCCTGGCCGGTGTGCTGGACTACCGCAGTGGCCCGGCCCTGCGCAAGGAAGGCAAGGCACTGATCGCCGCCTGTCGCGAGTCGAAGGTGGTACTCGACTGCTCGTCCGTGGCCCGCTCCACCAGCGTCGGCCTCTCGCTGCTGCTGGGCTTCATCCGTGACGCCCAGGCCGCCGGCAAGGGCTGGGAGCTGCGCGGCATGCCCGACGACATGCGCGACATTGCCGAGGTCTACGACCTCGATGAAGTGCTGGCGGGCTGA
- the lptC gene encoding LPS export ABC transporter periplasmic protein LptC: protein MFSKKARNIVLLGAIAALLVAVGYWNISPESFLDKPVAQVDESAIDYYAINAHSVQFMPDGKMQYEMTADKVEHLKASEVSLLTKPDLHLYRGTQYPWHVQSERAEVNPDGTEVELIEKVRVARTDEKQREMIVTTSRMTVFPQKQYAQTEQAVRIDGAGGTTTGKGMKAYLKDGRMDLLSNVRGQYEAR, encoded by the coding sequence ATGTTCAGCAAGAAAGCCCGAAATATCGTGCTGCTCGGTGCGATCGCCGCACTGCTGGTGGCGGTCGGCTACTGGAACATCAGCCCCGAGAGCTTCCTCGACAAGCCCGTGGCCCAGGTCGACGAAAGCGCCATCGACTACTACGCGATCAACGCCCACAGCGTGCAGTTCATGCCAGACGGCAAGATGCAGTACGAGATGACCGCCGACAAGGTCGAGCACCTCAAGGCCAGCGAAGTCTCCCTGCTGACCAAGCCCGACCTGCACCTGTACCGCGGTACCCAGTACCCGTGGCACGTGCAGAGCGAGCGCGCCGAGGTCAACCCGGACGGTACCGAGGTCGAGCTCATCGAGAAGGTCCGCGTGGCCCGTACCGATGAAAAGCAGCGCGAAATGATCGTCACCACGTCCCGCATGACCGTGTTCCCGCAGAAGCAATATGCGCAGACCGAGCAAGCCGTTAGAATCGACGGCGCCGGTGGGACCACTACGGGCAAAGGAATGAAAGCGTATTTGAAAGACGGCAGGATGGACCTGCTGTCCAACGTAAGAGGACAGTATGAGGCTCGTTAA
- a CDS encoding ATP-binding cassette domain-containing protein — MSVDSAYAVELKGVTFKRGSRSIFSNVDIRIPRGKVTGIMGPSGCGKTTLLRLMGAQLRPSAGEVWVAGQNLPSLSRGDLFDARKQMGVLFQSGALFTDLDVFENVAFPLRVHTQLSDEMIRDIVLMKLQAVGLRGAIDLMPDELSGGMKRRVALARAIALDPQILMYDEPFVGQDPIAMGVLVRLIRLLNDALGITSIVVSHDLAETASIADYIYVVGDGQVLGQGTPDELMGSDNPRIRQFMKGDPDGPVPFHFPAPDYRADLLGAR, encoded by the coding sequence ATGAGTGTGGATAGCGCCTACGCGGTCGAGTTGAAGGGTGTCACCTTCAAGCGCGGTTCGCGCAGCATTTTCAGCAATGTGGACATACGCATCCCCCGTGGCAAGGTCACTGGCATCATGGGGCCTTCCGGGTGCGGCAAGACCACGCTGCTGCGCCTGATGGGCGCACAGTTGCGCCCTTCGGCCGGCGAAGTCTGGGTCGCTGGGCAGAACCTGCCGAGCCTGTCGCGGGGCGACCTGTTCGATGCGCGCAAGCAGATGGGCGTGCTGTTCCAGAGCGGCGCCCTGTTCACCGATCTCGATGTGTTCGAGAACGTCGCCTTCCCACTGCGGGTCCATACCCAGCTGTCGGACGAGATGATCCGCGACATCGTCCTGATGAAGCTGCAGGCCGTGGGCCTGCGCGGGGCCATCGACCTGATGCCGGACGAACTGTCCGGCGGCATGAAGCGCCGCGTGGCGTTGGCCCGCGCCATCGCGCTGGACCCGCAGATTCTCATGTACGACGAACCGTTCGTCGGCCAGGACCCGATCGCCATGGGTGTGCTCGTGCGCCTGATCCGCCTGCTCAACGATGCCCTGGGCATCACCAGCATCGTGGTGTCCCACGACCTGGCCGAGACCGCGAGCATCGCCGACTATATCTATGTGGTGGGGGATGGCCAGGTGCTGGGGCAGGGCACGCCCGACGAGCTGATGGGCTCGGACAACCCGCGCATCCGCCAGTTCATGAAGGGCGACCCGGACGGCCCGGTGCCTTTCCACTTCCCTGCGCCTGACTATCGCGCCGACCTGCTGGGAGCGCGGTGA
- a CDS encoding KdsC family phosphatase, translating into MNPDLLQRGKAIKLAVFDVDGVLTDGRLYFLEDGSEFKTFNTLDGHGIKMLMASGVTTAIISGRKTPVVERRARNLGIPHLFQGREDKLVVLDGLLAELGLSYEQVAYLGDDLPDLPVIRRVGLGMAVASAAPFVRQHAHGVTQARGGEGAAREFCELIMQAQGNLDAANANYL; encoded by the coding sequence ATGAACCCGGATCTGCTGCAACGCGGCAAGGCCATCAAGCTGGCGGTCTTCGACGTCGACGGCGTGCTCACCGACGGGCGCCTGTACTTCCTCGAGGACGGCAGCGAGTTCAAGACCTTCAACACCCTCGACGGACATGGCATCAAGATGCTCATGGCCTCGGGCGTGACCACCGCGATCATCAGCGGGCGCAAGACCCCGGTGGTCGAACGCCGGGCGCGCAACCTCGGCATCCCGCACCTGTTCCAGGGCCGCGAGGACAAACTTGTGGTGCTCGACGGCCTGCTGGCCGAACTGGGCCTAAGCTATGAACAGGTCGCCTACCTGGGCGACGACCTGCCCGACCTGCCGGTGATCCGCCGCGTGGGCCTGGGCATGGCAGTGGCCAGCGCTGCACCGTTCGTTCGCCAGCATGCCCATGGCGTGACCCAGGCGCGCGGCGGCGAAGGCGCAGCGCGCGAATTCTGTGAATTGATCATGCAGGCCCAGGGCAACCTGGACGCTGCCAACGCCAACTACCTCTAA
- a CDS encoding phospholipid-binding protein MlaC produces the protein MISILRRGLLVLLAAFPLLAMAAPGQSARDVVQSTTSELLSDLKANKEQYKSNPQAFYDALNRILGPVVDADGISKSIMTVKYSRKATPEQMQRFQENFKRSLMQFYGNALLEYNNQGITVDPAKGEEGDRTSVGMKVTGNNGAVYPVQYTLVKLGGEWKVRNVIVNGINIGKLFRDQFADAMQRNGNDLDKTIDGWAGEVAKAKEAADKSPDKEVK, from the coding sequence ATGATTTCGATCCTGCGACGCGGCCTGCTGGTTCTCCTGGCGGCCTTCCCCCTGCTGGCCATGGCCGCGCCGGGCCAGTCTGCCCGTGACGTGGTGCAGAGCACCACCAGCGAGCTGCTGTCGGACCTGAAGGCCAACAAGGAGCAGTACAAGAGCAACCCGCAGGCGTTCTACGATGCCCTCAACCGCATCCTGGGCCCTGTGGTCGATGCCGATGGCATCTCCAAGAGCATCATGACCGTCAAGTACTCGCGCAAGGCCACCCCTGAGCAGATGCAGCGCTTCCAGGAGAACTTCAAGCGCAGCCTGATGCAGTTCTATGGCAATGCGCTGCTCGAGTACAACAACCAGGGCATTACCGTCGACCCGGCCAAGGGTGAAGAAGGCGATCGTACCAGCGTCGGTATGAAGGTCACCGGCAACAACGGCGCTGTCTATCCGGTGCAGTACACCCTGGTCAAGCTCGGTGGCGAGTGGAAGGTGCGCAACGTGATCGTCAACGGCATCAATATCGGCAAGCTGTTCCGCGACCAGTTCGCCGACGCCATGCAGCGCAACGGCAACGACCTGGACAAGACCATCGACGGCTGGGCCGGCGAAGTGGCCAAGGCCAAGGAAGCTGCCGACAAATCGCCCGACAAGGAAGTGAAATGA
- a CDS encoding SIS domain-containing protein, whose product MSQSSELIQSAQRTLRLELEAVEGLLPRIDDNFVKACELILASTGRVVVLGMGKSGHIGNKIAATLASTGTPAFFVHPAEASHGDMGMITRDDVILALSNSGSTAEIVTLLPLIKRLGIQMISLTGNPDSPLAQAAEVNLDASVAQEACPLNLAPTSSTTAALVLGDALAIALLEARGFTAEDFAFSHPGGALGRRLLLKVENVMHTGEALPIVQRGTLLKDALVEMSRKSLVGMTVVLEADGRLAGVFTDGDLRRALERNIDVHKTIIDQVMTVHGKTARAEMLAAEALRIMEDNKINALVVVDQNDRPTGALNMHDLLRAGVM is encoded by the coding sequence ATGAGCCAATCCAGCGAGCTGATCCAATCCGCCCAGCGCACCCTGCGCCTGGAACTCGAAGCCGTAGAGGGCCTGCTGCCGCGCATCGACGACAACTTCGTCAAGGCCTGCGAGCTGATCCTGGCCAGCACGGGCCGGGTCGTCGTGCTCGGCATGGGCAAGTCGGGCCACATCGGCAACAAGATCGCCGCGACCCTGGCCAGCACCGGCACGCCGGCGTTCTTCGTGCACCCGGCCGAAGCCAGCCACGGCGACATGGGCATGATCACCCGCGATGACGTCATCCTGGCCCTGTCCAACTCCGGCAGCACCGCCGAGATCGTCACCCTGTTGCCGCTGATCAAGCGCCTGGGCATCCAGATGATCAGCCTCACCGGCAACCCCGACTCGCCCCTGGCCCAGGCCGCCGAGGTCAACCTCGACGCCAGTGTCGCTCAGGAAGCCTGCCCGCTGAACTTGGCACCCACATCCTCCACCACCGCGGCTCTGGTCCTGGGCGACGCCCTGGCCATCGCACTGCTCGAGGCACGCGGCTTCACCGCCGAGGACTTCGCCTTCTCCCACCCCGGCGGTGCCCTGGGCCGTCGCCTGCTGCTGAAGGTGGAAAACGTCATGCACACCGGCGAGGCGCTGCCCATCGTGCAGCGTGGCACCCTGCTCAAGGACGCCCTGGTGGAGATGTCGCGCAAGAGCCTGGTCGGCATGACCGTGGTGCTGGAAGCCGACGGCCGCCTGGCCGGCGTGTTCACCGACGGCGACCTGCGCCGCGCCCTGGAGCGCAACATCGATGTGCACAAGACCATCATCGACCAGGTGATGACCGTGCACGGCAAGACCGCACGTGCCGAGATGCTCGCCGCCGAGGCCCTGCGCATCATGGAAGACAACAAGATCAACGCACTGGTGGTGGTCGACCAGAACGACCGCCCGACCGGCGCCCTGAACATGCACGACCTGCTGCGCGCAGGCGTGATGTGA
- the lptA gene encoding lipopolysaccharide transport periplasmic protein LptA yields MRLVKTLPFLLSLSAALGSASALALPNDRDQPIRIQADNAHLDDKQGVATYTGDVIITQGSMMIKGNTVTITRAASGDIDVVTSVGNLAYFEQQQSAAKPDKMKGWAVTIQYQAQKDMVILTDRAKVENEGNTTEGEKIVYNTKTQVATAGRGGNVTSPRQRIDMVIQPKKKAE; encoded by the coding sequence ATGAGGCTCGTTAAAACCCTCCCCTTTTTGCTCAGCCTGAGCGCGGCACTGGGAAGCGCGAGCGCCTTGGCCCTGCCCAACGATCGTGACCAGCCTATCCGCATCCAGGCCGACAACGCTCACCTGGACGACAAGCAAGGCGTAGCCACCTATACCGGCGACGTGATCATCACCCAGGGCTCGATGATGATCAAAGGCAACACCGTGACCATCACCCGCGCCGCCTCCGGCGATATCGACGTGGTCACCTCGGTGGGCAACCTGGCGTACTTCGAGCAGCAGCAGAGCGCTGCCAAGCCCGACAAGATGAAAGGCTGGGCCGTGACCATCCAGTACCAGGCGCAGAAGGACATGGTGATCCTCACCGACCGCGCCAAGGTCGAGAACGAAGGCAACACCACCGAAGGCGAGAAGATCGTCTACAACACCAAGACCCAGGTGGCTACCGCCGGTCGCGGTGGCAATGTGACCTCACCCCGTCAGCGCATCGACATGGTGATTCAGCCGAAGAAGAAGGCCGAGTAA
- the hisC gene encoding histidinol-phosphate transaminase: MSRFWSPFVKDLVPYVPGEQPKLARLVKLNTNENPYGPSPKALAAMQGELNDNLRLYPDPNGDRLKQAVAEYYGVTAQQVFVGNGSDEVLAHIFHGLFQHDRGPLLFPDISYSFYPVYCGLYGIPFEPVALDEQFQIRIADYKKPNAGIIFPNPNAPTGCLLPLQAVEQLLQANPDSVVVVDEAYIDFGGETAISLVDRYDNLLVTQTLSKSRSLAGLRVGLAVGHPDLIEALERIKNSFNSYPLDRMAIVGAAAAFEDKAYFDETCRKVIDSREALVAELRARGFEVLPSAANFIFARHPQQDAAGIAARLREQGVIVRHFKQERIAQFLRITIGTPEMNQALLDALG, encoded by the coding sequence ATGAGCCGATTCTGGAGCCCCTTCGTCAAGGACCTGGTGCCCTACGTGCCGGGCGAGCAGCCCAAGCTGGCCCGCCTGGTCAAGCTCAACACCAACGAGAACCCCTATGGCCCATCGCCCAAGGCGCTGGCGGCCATGCAAGGTGAACTGAACGACAACCTGCGCCTGTACCCGGACCCCAACGGCGATCGCCTCAAGCAGGCGGTGGCCGAGTACTACGGTGTGACGGCGCAGCAGGTGTTCGTCGGCAACGGCTCGGACGAGGTGCTGGCGCACATCTTCCACGGCCTGTTCCAGCATGATCGCGGTCCGCTGCTGTTCCCGGACATCAGCTACAGCTTCTACCCGGTGTACTGCGGCCTGTACGGCATCCCGTTCGAGCCGGTGGCGCTGGACGAGCAGTTCCAGATCCGCATCGCGGACTACAAAAAGCCCAACGCCGGGATCATCTTCCCCAACCCTAACGCACCCACCGGCTGCCTACTGCCGTTGCAGGCCGTCGAGCAGTTGCTGCAGGCCAACCCTGATTCGGTTGTGGTGGTGGATGAGGCCTACATCGACTTCGGTGGCGAAACGGCCATCAGCCTGGTGGACCGCTACGACAACCTGCTAGTCACCCAGACGCTGTCCAAGTCGCGCTCCCTCGCCGGCCTGCGGGTCGGCCTGGCAGTGGGGCACCCCGACCTGATCGAGGCGCTGGAGCGGATCAAGAACAGCTTCAACTCCTACCCACTCGATCGCATGGCGATCGTGGGGGCGGCGGCGGCGTTCGAGGACAAGGCCTACTTCGATGAAACGTGCCGCAAGGTGATCGACAGCCGCGAGGCGTTGGTCGCTGAACTGCGCGCCCGTGGTTTCGAAGTACTGCCTTCGGCGGCCAATTTCATCTTCGCCCGGCATCCGCAGCAGGATGCCGCGGGGATTGCGGCGCGGTTGCGGGAGCAGGGGGTGATCGTCCGGCACTTCAAGCAGGAGCGGATCGCGCAATTCTTGCGGATCACCATCGGGACGCCGGAGATGAACCAGGCGTTGCTCGATGCGCTTGGATAA
- the mlaD gene encoding outer membrane lipid asymmetry maintenance protein MlaD, with translation MQNRTLEIGVGLFLLAGILALLLLALRVSGLSASPSSDTYKVYAYFDNIAGLTVRAKVTMAGVTIGKVTAIDLDRDSYTGRVTLQLDKNVDNLPTDSTASILTAGLLGEKYIGISVGGEEDVLKDGSTIHDTQSALVLEDLIGKFLLNTVGKEPKEAQPAN, from the coding sequence ATGCAAAACCGCACCCTGGAAATCGGTGTCGGCCTGTTCCTCCTGGCCGGGATCCTGGCGTTGCTGCTGCTGGCCCTGCGCGTCAGCGGGCTGTCCGCCAGCCCGAGCAGCGACACATATAAAGTTTATGCGTACTTCGACAATATCGCCGGTTTGACGGTCAGAGCTAAAGTGACCATGGCCGGTGTGACCATCGGCAAGGTCACAGCCATCGATCTGGACCGCGACTCCTATACCGGTCGGGTGACCTTGCAGTTGGACAAGAACGTCGACAACCTGCCGACCGACTCCACTGCCTCGATCCTGACCGCAGGGCTGCTCGGCGAGAAGTACATCGGTATCAGCGTGGGCGGTGAAGAGGACGTGCTCAAGGATGGTTCCACTATCCATGACACCCAGTCGGCGCTGGTGCTGGAAGATCTGATTGGCAAGTTCCTGCTCAATACCGTGGGCAAGGAACCCAAAGAAGCCCAACCCGCTAATTAA
- the hisG gene encoding ATP phosphoribosyltransferase has protein sequence MLTIALSKGRILDDTLPLLAEAGIVPTENPDKSRKLIIPTTQDDVRLLIVRATDVPTYVEHGAADLGVAGKDVLMEYGGQGLYEPLDLQIARCKLMTAGAVGAPEPKGRLRVATKFVNVAKRYYAEQGRQVDIIKLYGSMELAPLIGLADKIIDVVDTGNTLRANGLEPQELIATISSRLVVNKASMKMQHARIQSLIDTLRQAVESRHRG, from the coding sequence ATGTTGACCATCGCGCTATCGAAGGGCCGAATCCTCGACGATACCCTGCCATTGCTGGCCGAGGCCGGTATCGTGCCGACCGAGAATCCGGACAAGAGCCGCAAGCTGATCATCCCCACGACCCAGGACGACGTGCGCCTACTGATCGTGCGTGCCACCGACGTGCCGACCTATGTCGAGCATGGCGCGGCCGACCTCGGGGTGGCCGGCAAGGACGTGCTGATGGAGTACGGCGGCCAGGGCCTCTACGAGCCCCTGGACCTGCAGATCGCCCGTTGCAAGCTGATGACCGCAGGTGCCGTAGGGGCGCCGGAGCCCAAGGGCCGGCTGCGCGTGGCCACCAAGTTCGTCAACGTAGCCAAGCGTTACTACGCCGAACAGGGCCGTCAGGTCGATATCATCAAGCTGTACGGCTCGATGGAGCTGGCGCCGCTGATCGGCCTGGCCGACAAGATCATCGACGTGGTCGACACCGGCAACACCCTGCGTGCCAACGGCCTGGAGCCCCAGGAACTGATCGCCACGATCAGCTCGCGCCTGGTGGTCAACAAGGCCTCCATGAAAATGCAGCACGCCCGCATCCAGAGCCTGATCGACACCCTGCGCCAGGCCGTCGAGTCCCGACACCGCGGCTGA
- a CDS encoding BolA family protein, with protein MQAVEVKSFLEEKLPGTRVEVEGEGCNFQLNVISDELAGQSPVKRQQAIYAHLNPWIADGSIHAVTMKFFSSAAWAERT; from the coding sequence ATGCAGGCCGTAGAAGTTAAAAGCTTCCTTGAAGAGAAATTGCCGGGAACCCGGGTCGAAGTTGAAGGCGAAGGCTGCAACTTCCAGTTGAACGTGATCAGCGACGAGCTGGCCGGCCAGAGCCCGGTCAAGCGCCAGCAGGCGATCTATGCTCACCTGAATCCGTGGATCGCCGATGGCAGCATCCATGCGGTAACCATGAAATTTTTCAGCAGCGCAGCCTGGGCTGAGCGCACCTGA